Proteins from a single region of Ischnura elegans chromosome 2, ioIscEleg1.1, whole genome shotgun sequence:
- the LOC124153630 gene encoding 5-hydroxytryptamine receptor 1-like codes for MGFNVTETSAGTEDTYYEASSPSSVSWFPTSYSVPATQPTAPWFPGGDSTYSPAAAIIIALILLGVIAGTVVGNILVCVAVCLVRKLRRPCNYLLVSLAVSDLCVALLVMPMALLYEVLGRWSFGPVVCDLWVSFDVLSCTASILNLCAISVDRYLAITKPLEYGVKRTPRRMLCCVSLVWLGAACISLPPLLILGNEHGGVDENGNHAPHCIVCQNFGYQIYATLGSFYIPLTVMIVVYHKIFQAARRIVLEERRAQSHLKLTAAAATAAQDVAAPGLLTHHLLNPPSTNQSSAQDSSSICGGGGGGGISNKASAVTELSRNGSATETRLSVGSVVTAWAPSTQRDRTSTTSTTTTTSSCTGVTPTVRCFGSKGRLGKGRRRRRSPPPRGSRSSPASSATPLQLHGAGEKQCLTGGGHKQQPMTSVPLTARSPKLRFALAKERKASTTLGIIMSAFVICWLPFFVLALVRPFLHDPDTIPASLSSLFLWLGYANSLLNPIIYATLNRDFRKPFQEILYFRCGSLNHMMREEFYHSQYGDPIHMTGGGGGGGGGGAGRYGRDEDTDGLRHRGTDESGVMLSRDGGGSGGWDRRRDGGGNGSLGGGVGVRMCDSDDDGDEEEGEEEVVQLGPSAALRRCPDERRDSSGDGGSTHLISDATTPIVGIY; via the coding sequence ATGGGGTTCAATGTGACAGAGACGTCGGCCGGGACGGAGGACACCTACTATGAAGCTTCTTCGCCGTCATCTGTGTCTTGGTTTCCCACATCGTACTCTGTCCCGGCCACCCAACCGACGGCCCCATGGTTCCCCGGTGGAGACTCTACTTACAGCCCGGCAGCAGCCATCATAATTGCCCTCATACTCCTCGGTGTCATTGCTGGCACCGTGGTGGGGAACATTCTCGTCTGCGTGGCGGTCTGCCTTGTGAGAAAACTCCGACGCCCGTGTAATTACCTGCTGGTATCATTGGCCGTATCGGACCTTTGCGTGGCCCTACTCGTCATGCCGATGGCTCTCCTCTACGAGGTATTGGGCCGATGGTCCTTCGGTCCAGTCGTTTGCGACTTGTGGGTGTCCTTCGACGTCCTCTCCTGCACAGCATCAATCCTCAACCTTTGCGCCATTTCGGTTGACAGGTATTTGGCCATCACGAAACCTCTTGAGTATGGGGTGAAGCGGACCCCTAGGAGGATGCTGTGCTGCGTATCCCTCGTGTGGCTAGGGGCGGCCTGCATATCCCTGCCTCCCCTTTTAATTCTAGGGAACGAACACGGCGGTGTAGACGAGAATGGAAACCACGCGCCCCACTGCATCGTGTGCCAGAACTTTGGTTACCAGATTTACGCCACCCTCGGGTCCTTCTACATCCCCCTGACCGTCATGATAGTCGTCTACCACAAGATATTTCAGGCGGCTCGCAGAATTGTCCTGGAGGAGAGGAGGGCACAGTCCCACCTCAAGCTCACCGCAGCGGCGGCCACCGCCGCCCAGGACGTTGCAGCTCCCGGCCTGCTGACCCACCACCTCCTCAACCCACCCTCCACGAACCAATCTTCAGCCCAGGATTCCTCCTCGATTTGTGGCGGAGGCGGCGGTGGTGGGATCAGCAATAAGGCCTCGGCCGTCACTGAGCTGAGTCGAAACGGTAGCGCCACGGAGACCAGGCTGTCGGTTGGTAGCGTGGTCACCGCGTGGGCTCCTTCGACCCAGAGAGATCGAACGAGCACCACGAGCACCACGACCACCACCTCCAGCTGCACCGGGGTGACTCCGACCGTGAGGTGCTTCGGATCCAAAGGCAGGCTCGGCAaagggaggcggaggaggaggtcCCCGCCACCCAGGGGATCACGCTCCTCCCCGGCGTCGTCCGCGACTCCCCTGCAGCTGCACGGCGCTGGTGAGAAGCAGTGCTTGACGGGAGGGGGACATAAGCAGCAGCCCATGACCTCCGTGCCGCTCACCGCCAGGTCCCCAAAGCTCCGCTTCGCCCTGGCCAAGGAGAGGAAGGCCTCTACCACTTTGGGGATCATCATGTCCGCCTTCGTCATCTGCTGGCTACCGTTTTTCGTCCTGGCCCTCGTGAGGCCCTTCCTTCACGACCCCGACACGATACCCGCCTCGCTGTCTTCACTGTTCCTGTGGCTGGGCTACGCCAACTCCCTCCTCAATCCCATCATATACGCCACGTTGAACAGGGACTTCAGAAAGCCCTTCCAGGAGATACTGTACTTCAGGTGCGGCTCCCTCAATCACATGATGAGGGAGGAGTTTTACCACTCCCAGTACGGTGACCCTATCCACATGACGGGAGGCGGCGGTGGGGGCGGAGGTGGCGGGGCGGGTCGGTACGGGAGGGACGAGGACACCGATGGCCTCCGACACCGGGGGACAGACGAGAGCGGGGTCATGTTGAGTCGTGACGGCGGTGGCTCGGGCGGTTGGGACAGGAGGCGGGACGGAGGTGGAAACGGTAGTTTAGGTGGTGGTGTTGGTGTCAGGATGTGCGATTCGGACGACGACGGCGatgaggaggaaggagaggaagaagTGGTGCAGTTGGGACCCTCGGCGGCCCTGAGGAGGTGCCCAGATGAGCGACGGGATAGCAGCGGAGATGGTG